In Lentibacillus amyloliquefaciens, one DNA window encodes the following:
- a CDS encoding TetR/AcrR family transcriptional regulator: MEPGVEMNTKKIKLIEAGMKLFAEKGYHSTSVETIATSAGVSKGAFYLHFQSKSDFLATAFDYYHQEITSRIQAVQKENLSPRENFAKQIETMTAYIYQYKDFITMHLNQNISIEADTDKIFQQMNAQNFHWLHQNINSIYGTKAEYHYPDIIIQLEGLMNGYFKWIIIDEIMIDGNQLGSYIVRRLDDVVSGLFERNETPLVTADHIPAVYTKETPVSDVLTAMTEKIDALALSEDKKGELNALIGILSNETAKEHPQKAVMQGLLVHFQRMSEFEKECRELARLLEMDLLE; the protein is encoded by the coding sequence ATGGAACCAGGTGTTGAAATGAATACAAAAAAAATCAAATTAATTGAAGCCGGGATGAAATTATTTGCTGAAAAAGGCTATCACAGCACCTCTGTTGAAACAATTGCCACCAGTGCAGGTGTTTCCAAAGGTGCTTTCTATTTGCATTTTCAGTCCAAGAGTGATTTCCTGGCTACCGCTTTTGATTATTATCATCAGGAAATCACCAGCCGGATTCAAGCTGTCCAAAAAGAGAACCTGTCACCAAGAGAAAATTTTGCGAAACAGATTGAAACAATGACCGCGTACATATACCAGTACAAGGATTTTATTACGATGCACTTAAATCAAAATATTTCAATTGAAGCAGATACGGATAAAATCTTTCAGCAAATGAATGCGCAAAATTTTCACTGGCTGCATCAAAATATTAACAGCATATACGGCACTAAGGCGGAATATCATTACCCGGATATCATCATCCAGCTCGAAGGTTTGATGAACGGGTATTTTAAATGGATAATAATTGATGAAATTATGATTGACGGGAACCAATTAGGCTCCTATATCGTACGAAGGTTGGATGATGTTGTCAGCGGGCTCTTCGAACGAAACGAAACACCGCTGGTTACTGCAGATCATATTCCTGCTGTGTACACGAAAGAGACGCCTGTATCAGACGTTTTAACAGCCATGACGGAAAAAATTGATGCGCTCGCACTATCTGAAGATAAGAAAGGTGAACTGAACGCATTAATAGGAATCTTGTCGAATGAAACGGCAAAAGAACATCCACAAAAGGCAGTGATGCAAGGTCTTCTTGTCCATTTTCAGCGCATGTCTGAATTCGAAAAGGAATGCCGGGAACTCGCACGCCTTCTGGAGATGGATTTGCTTGAATAG
- the fabZ gene encoding 3-hydroxyacyl-ACP dehydratase FabZ, protein MDIDQIKQTIPHRYPFLLVDKVLEMEEGQRVVAIKNVSANEPFFQGHFPDYPVMPGVLIIEALAQTGAMGVLGIEANKGKIGFLAGLDKCRFKRQVKPGDQLRLEVEITRVKGPVGIGKGVATVDGEVVCEGEITFAVQ, encoded by the coding sequence ATGGATATCGATCAAATTAAACAAACCATCCCGCACCGCTATCCGTTTTTGCTGGTGGACAAAGTGCTCGAAATGGAAGAAGGCCAGCGCGTTGTCGCCATCAAAAATGTTTCAGCAAATGAGCCATTTTTCCAAGGCCATTTTCCTGACTACCCTGTCATGCCCGGCGTATTGATTATTGAAGCATTGGCACAGACCGGTGCGATGGGCGTACTTGGCATTGAAGCGAACAAGGGCAAAATCGGATTTCTCGCGGGACTCGACAAATGCCGGTTTAAGCGCCAAGTGAAGCCGGGCGATCAACTGAGATTAGAAGTCGAAATCACCCGGGTGAAAGGCCCTGTCGGAATAGGTAAAGGCGTTGCAACAGTAGATGGCGAAGTAGTGTGCGAAGGTGAAATTACATTTGCAGTCCAATAG
- a CDS encoding competence protein ComK, giving the protein MVGDSNAVYIISRKTKAIMTQDSPYYRSRILEIGQEQQSVHSPEQIIDHSCILYGATLKGRRDSAKKRLKLNNKVPVPVIPEAYVYMLPTCSSRSKENVWLSICQIKQFDQEDNGTYVTFYDGTGLYVSTSESSLDMQYKRTSELMLKLNWRCFFGNDFFFPEDFR; this is encoded by the coding sequence ATGGTAGGAGATTCAAATGCGGTTTATATTATCAGCAGAAAAACAAAAGCAATCATGACACAAGATTCACCGTATTATCGTTCGAGAATTTTAGAAATTGGACAGGAGCAGCAGTCTGTCCATAGTCCGGAGCAAATTATCGACCATTCATGTATTTTATACGGTGCCACGTTAAAGGGCAGAAGAGACTCGGCAAAAAAACGTTTGAAGTTGAATAACAAAGTGCCTGTCCCGGTGATACCTGAGGCATATGTTTATATGTTGCCGACTTGTTCTTCCAGAAGCAAAGAGAACGTATGGCTTTCGATTTGCCAGATCAAACAATTCGATCAGGAGGATAACGGGACTTATGTGACGTTTTACGATGGCACCGGTTTATATGTCAGCACTTCTGAATCATCGCTGGATATGCAATATAAACGGACAAGCGAGCTTATGCTCAAGCTGAATTGGCGGTGTTTCTTCGGTAACGACTTCTTTTTCCCTGAAGATTTTCGCTAG
- a CDS encoding rod shape-determining protein, whose product MFSRDIGIDLGTANVLIHVKGKGIVLNEPSVVAMNRNTGRVLEVGEEARRMVGRTPGNIEAIRPLKDGVIADFDVTEAMLRHFIDKINVKGFFTKPTMLICCPTNITKVEQKAIKEAAEKSGGKKVYLEEEPKVAAVGAGMEIYQPSGNMIVDIGGGTTDVAVLSMGNIVTAETVKMAGDKFDIEILQYIKKEYKLLIGERTAEAIKINVATVREGSRHEEMEIRGRDMVSGLPRTITIGSEEIGKALREPVSMIVQAAKQVLEKTPPELSADIIDRGVILTGGGALVHGIDELLGDELKVPVLVAEDPMDCVAKGTGIMLENIDKVERKKIV is encoded by the coding sequence ATGTTTTCAAGGGACATAGGGATTGACCTTGGGACTGCCAATGTGTTGATCCATGTGAAAGGAAAAGGAATTGTTTTAAATGAACCGTCCGTTGTGGCCATGAACCGCAATACCGGCCGTGTACTTGAAGTCGGGGAAGAAGCGCGCCGCATGGTTGGACGTACCCCAGGCAATATCGAAGCGATCCGCCCGCTGAAAGATGGTGTGATTGCAGATTTTGATGTGACAGAAGCGATGCTGCGGCATTTTATAGATAAAATAAACGTAAAAGGCTTTTTTACGAAACCAACGATGCTGATTTGCTGTCCAACCAACATTACGAAAGTGGAGCAAAAAGCGATTAAAGAAGCTGCAGAGAAATCCGGCGGTAAAAAAGTATACTTGGAAGAGGAGCCGAAAGTGGCTGCTGTTGGCGCCGGCATGGAGATTTACCAGCCGAGCGGGAATATGATTGTTGATATCGGCGGCGGCACGACAGATGTGGCGGTCCTTTCCATGGGGAATATTGTGACAGCTGAAACTGTAAAAATGGCCGGTGACAAGTTCGACATCGAGATTCTTCAATATATTAAAAAAGAATATAAATTGCTGATTGGCGAGCGGACGGCTGAAGCAATCAAAATCAATGTTGCCACGGTCCGCGAAGGCTCGCGGCATGAGGAGATGGAAATCCGCGGCCGTGATATGGTCAGCGGTCTGCCGCGGACCATCACCATTGGATCTGAAGAAATTGGAAAAGCGCTCCGGGAGCCGGTTTCGATGATTGTTCAAGCTGCCAAACAAGTGCTTGAGAAGACACCGCCTGAGTTATCAGCTGATATCATTGACCGCGGTGTAATTTTGACTGGCGGCGGAGCTCTGGTTCACGGCATTGATGAGCTGCTTGGCGATGAATTGAAAGTGCCTGTATTGGTTGCAGAAGATCCAATGGACTGTGTCGCGAAAGGAACGGGCATTATGCTGGAAAATATCGATAAAGTTGAACGGAAAAAAATCGTCTAA
- a CDS encoding efflux RND transporter periplasmic adaptor subunit, protein MRKLILTAAVILLIGILAACNQGEENDEAQEEQETAVETADVTTGDLVIEKSIYGRTEPNSTTPVMAPGAGEVTELEVANGDTVDEDDHLATIQTPAGNQRVTAQASGEIANLNVEENAMASDSDPMMVIADFDSMTVNLTVSSDTLDLLEAGDTYPVVIEREEYEAEITSVGTMPNDTGLYPVEATVENGDDAIVSGMVAVMNVPENRVKDTIIVPTEAVVTQSGETFVYVVEDNQAIQKTITVQESQSDETAVEGDIQEGDQIVVNGLLTLSDGMNVNVAEEEDNS, encoded by the coding sequence ATGCGAAAATTAATATTAACGGCAGCGGTAATTTTGCTGATTGGCATCCTTGCTGCATGCAATCAGGGAGAAGAGAACGATGAAGCACAGGAAGAACAGGAAACAGCAGTCGAAACGGCTGACGTCACAACGGGCGATCTTGTCATTGAAAAATCAATCTACGGGCGCACAGAGCCTAACAGTACAACGCCTGTTATGGCACCGGGTGCAGGGGAAGTGACCGAACTGGAAGTGGCAAACGGTGATACGGTGGACGAAGATGATCATTTGGCAACCATCCAGACCCCGGCAGGTAATCAGCGGGTTACGGCACAAGCATCAGGTGAAATTGCGAACTTAAACGTTGAAGAAAATGCCATGGCGAGTGATTCTGATCCGATGATGGTGATAGCGGATTTTGATTCCATGACGGTTAATCTGACTGTTTCTTCTGATACGCTTGATTTGCTTGAAGCAGGGGATACCTATCCTGTCGTCATCGAGAGAGAAGAATATGAAGCGGAAATCACGTCTGTCGGCACGATGCCGAATGATACCGGGCTTTATCCGGTTGAAGCGACCGTGGAAAATGGAGATGATGCGATTGTTTCCGGCATGGTTGCGGTTATGAACGTGCCGGAAAACCGGGTGAAGGATACGATAATCGTCCCAACTGAAGCAGTCGTTACACAGAGCGGTGAGACATTTGTTTATGTCGTGGAAGATAATCAAGCGATCCAAAAAACGATAACCGTTCAAGAGTCACAATCAGACGAAACAGCTGTTGAAGGTGACATCCAGGAGGGTGACCAAATTGTCGTTAATGGTCTTTTAACGTTGTCAGACGGTATGAATGTCAACGTGGCCGAAGAGGAGGATAATTCTTGA
- a CDS encoding efflux RND transporter permease subunit has protein sequence MKLVKTSVKRPVGVIMIVLAIIALGTISLRNLNVDLFPEIDLPIAVVATSYQDAAPEEVENLISRPIESSVSSVEGIETVQSQSQAGSSLVMMMFNNGTDLDQALLNVRESIDQVKGMLPDGAGDPSVLRFNPDQMPLMWVGLTGDEASKLTQVADDQIVPFFERQSGVASVTVEGAKNREIQIVLDQAKLQQYGVTSQTITQALNNSNQSASVGVVEKGNQDLQLRVTGGFDSVEDIEDTLVQTQSGGTVHIDELAEVNDTHAESSGDTLVNGEQAVVLSIMKKTDANTVEVANNINDSMKEMEGDLPSGLNTEVIIDTSEYINMSIKSVVQNILIGGIISFLILLLFLKSIRATIVIGLSIPIAIISTFTLMYFTGETLNVLTLGGLALGLGMMVDSSIVILEHIYSYRQRGYSLKDSAIKGASELTPAVIASTTTTLVVFLPMVFVDGIASDMFTPLAMTVSFALIASLIAAVTLVPMLSSKLLAKATEDSGKRYWFNRFLNRVNNVYRAVLKWVLGHRKTTVFGTILIIAGSLASIPMIGASFMPSSDQGQLQVTVETQPGSSLEHTQNVAEDVNEKLTAYDDVMETNYMNVGGGGGGAPGTGGASNQATYMMQLIPASERTQSTDDVVQSMSEELESVPGAEISVMATDSAAGMGDPVQISLTGPEHEVLRELSNEVVSTISEVDGVHNAASSADDGAPQMHIQVDSEKAAMYGLSDQQITSQIQLQFTGQTAAQYREDGNEMDITLMYPEDERSTINDLENVTIQSESGAAVPLTTLVTLEEVEGPVTLQRENQQPQLNVTSEIIGRDLGSVTNDIREKMDNMAMPEEYSYEIGGQAEDMASSFTDLSIALVFSIFLVYAVMAVQFENFLFPLIIMFSLPATVVGVLLGLLVTGLPLSIPAFIGVIMLAGIVVNNSIVLVDYINILRRDEYGRDRYEAILEAGTSRLRPILMTTLTTILAMVPLGLALGEGAEMQQPLAITIIFGLAISSLFTLLLIPVVYTLFDDLTAKITRRRKKA, from the coding sequence TTGAAACTCGTAAAAACATCTGTCAAACGGCCTGTTGGCGTCATCATGATTGTTCTGGCAATTATTGCCCTCGGGACCATATCCCTGCGTAACCTGAATGTCGATTTGTTTCCCGAAATTGACTTGCCGATTGCCGTTGTCGCAACATCCTATCAAGATGCGGCACCTGAAGAAGTCGAAAATTTAATCAGCCGGCCGATTGAGTCCTCGGTCAGTTCGGTCGAGGGGATTGAAACGGTTCAGTCCCAATCACAAGCAGGCTCCTCCCTTGTGATGATGATGTTCAATAATGGCACAGATCTTGACCAGGCATTGTTAAACGTGCGCGAAAGCATTGATCAGGTGAAAGGAATGCTGCCTGATGGTGCCGGCGACCCGAGCGTTTTAAGGTTTAACCCGGATCAGATGCCGCTCATGTGGGTCGGATTGACCGGCGATGAAGCAAGTAAACTGACTCAAGTGGCAGACGATCAAATTGTACCATTCTTTGAACGCCAAAGCGGTGTTGCTTCGGTTACCGTTGAAGGGGCAAAGAATCGGGAAATTCAAATTGTTCTTGATCAGGCAAAATTACAGCAGTACGGTGTAACATCTCAAACGATTACACAGGCATTAAATAATTCAAATCAGTCAGCTTCCGTCGGCGTCGTGGAAAAAGGCAACCAGGACCTGCAGCTCAGAGTGACCGGCGGCTTTGATTCGGTGGAGGATATAGAAGACACGCTTGTCCAGACACAATCAGGGGGCACGGTGCACATCGATGAGCTGGCAGAAGTAAACGATACACATGCGGAATCATCGGGTGACACACTTGTTAACGGTGAGCAGGCTGTTGTCTTATCGATTATGAAAAAAACGGATGCCAATACAGTCGAAGTGGCAAACAATATCAACGACAGCATGAAAGAAATGGAAGGAGATTTGCCCTCAGGCCTCAACACGGAAGTCATTATTGACACGTCTGAATATATAAACATGTCGATCAAATCAGTCGTACAGAATATCCTGATAGGCGGCATTATATCGTTTCTGATTTTGCTGTTATTCCTGAAAAGCATCCGGGCGACGATTGTTATCGGCCTGTCCATCCCGATCGCAATCATTTCAACATTTACACTGATGTATTTTACCGGTGAAACACTGAACGTTCTGACACTGGGCGGTCTGGCACTCGGCCTCGGGATGATGGTTGACAGTTCGATTGTCATACTCGAACATATTTATTCGTACCGACAGCGGGGTTATTCGCTGAAAGATTCCGCTATTAAAGGGGCATCAGAATTGACCCCGGCGGTTATTGCGTCAACGACGACGACATTGGTGGTCTTTTTACCGATGGTGTTTGTTGACGGCATCGCTTCAGACATGTTTACACCGCTTGCTATGACGGTATCATTTGCATTGATCGCTTCCCTGATTGCAGCGGTGACACTCGTTCCAATGCTCTCATCCAAACTGCTGGCAAAAGCAACAGAAGACAGCGGCAAACGTTATTGGTTCAATCGTTTCCTGAACCGGGTGAATAATGTCTACCGTGCCGTCCTCAAATGGGTTTTGGGACACCGGAAGACAACGGTGTTCGGCACGATTTTAATCATTGCAGGAAGTCTTGCTTCAATACCGATGATTGGCGCATCATTCATGCCGTCATCTGACCAGGGACAGCTTCAGGTCACTGTGGAAACACAGCCCGGCAGTTCACTTGAGCATACGCAGAATGTCGCAGAAGATGTGAACGAAAAGCTGACTGCCTATGATGACGTGATGGAGACGAATTATATGAATGTCGGCGGCGGTGGCGGTGGTGCTCCGGGAACCGGCGGCGCCAGCAATCAGGCTACCTATATGATGCAGCTGATTCCGGCCTCCGAGCGCACACAGTCAACAGATGATGTCGTTCAATCGATGAGTGAAGAGTTGGAATCTGTGCCGGGTGCCGAAATATCGGTGATGGCAACGGATAGTGCTGCCGGCATGGGGGACCCTGTTCAAATCAGTCTGACCGGTCCGGAGCATGAAGTACTGCGTGAGCTTTCAAATGAAGTCGTCAGTACAATCAGCGAGGTTGACGGTGTGCATAACGCCGCTTCATCAGCTGATGACGGTGCGCCGCAAATGCACATTCAAGTAGACTCGGAAAAAGCAGCTATGTATGGGCTCTCCGACCAGCAAATCACAAGCCAAATTCAGCTGCAATTTACCGGTCAGACCGCAGCTCAATACCGTGAAGACGGTAACGAAATGGATATTACGTTAATGTATCCTGAAGATGAACGCAGCACAATCAATGATTTGGAAAACGTAACAATTCAATCTGAAAGCGGAGCGGCGGTTCCTTTAACAACACTCGTTACATTGGAAGAAGTCGAGGGACCTGTCACCTTGCAGCGCGAAAATCAGCAGCCCCAGCTGAATGTGACTTCAGAAATCATCGGGCGTGATTTGGGCAGTGTGACAAATGATATCAGAGAGAAAATGGATAATATGGCCATGCCTGAAGAATACAGTTATGAAATCGGCGGCCAGGCAGAAGATATGGCAAGCTCATTTACGGATTTATCCATTGCGCTCGTGTTCTCGATCTTCCTGGTATACGCCGTCATGGCAGTCCAGTTTGAAAACTTCCTGTTCCCGCTTATTATCATGTTTTCACTGCCTGCAACCGTTGTTGGCGTATTGCTTGGGTTGCTTGTGACCGGCTTGCCGCTGAGTATTCCGGCATTTATCGGGGTTATCATGCTCGCGGGAATTGTGGTCAATAACTCAATTGTGCTTGTTGATTACATCAATATCCTGCGGCGTGACGAATATGGAAGAGACCGTTACGAAGCAATTCTTGAGGCAGGAACCAGTCGTCTCCGTCCGATTTTGATGACAACCTTGACGACGATTCTTGCTATGGTGCCATTAGGCCTTGCACTTGGTGAAGGCGCCGAAATGCAGCAACCACTGGCTATTACCATTATCTTTGGTCTGGCAATCTCAAGTCTCTTCACGCTGCTCTTAATCCCGGTCGTGTATACGCTCTTTGACGATTTAACCGCA
- a CDS encoding DNA-directed RNA polymerase subunit beta has translation MPTDAKEKTVTRESGKQAEDQKKKQQQEETTDKATRKEQKKKRREEKKKNKKPRRRIFPIWLRIIVVLLLAAIALALGLIVGYGVIGDGNPMDALEWETWQHIIDIVVKEG, from the coding sequence ATGCCAACAGATGCGAAAGAAAAAACAGTAACCCGGGAGAGCGGGAAACAAGCAGAAGATCAAAAAAAGAAGCAGCAGCAGGAAGAGACAACAGACAAGGCAACCCGCAAAGAACAGAAGAAAAAGCGAAGAGAAGAAAAAAAGAAAAATAAGAAGCCCCGCCGGCGTATTTTTCCAATTTGGCTGCGAATTATCGTTGTTCTTCTGCTTGCGGCAATTGCGCTTGCACTCGGGTTGATTGTTGGTTATGGTGTCATCGGGGACGGTAACCCAATGGATGCCCTGGAGTGGGAAACATGGCAGCACATTATCGATATTGTTGTAAAAGAAGGTTGA